A genome region from Streptomyces antimycoticus includes the following:
- a CDS encoding ATP-binding cassette domain-containing protein has translation MAEQPTSDPQAPGPRTGPADAISVRDVTRDYRRPRTSLRHPSPPVHALRGVSFAVPAGQRFGIVGESGCGKSTLLRILAGLDRPTSGSVAIDGRDITGLRERQLRFVRERLQLVFQDPMSSLDPRMRVGDIVAEPLVAQGHGNRRERVAELLEAVGLRADAADRYPHQFSGGQRQRISIARALAPRPKIIVADEPVSALDVSVRAQVLNLIADLVDELNLTLVFVSHDLSVVRHVCDQVAVMHNGQIVETGATEQVYEDPQHSYTRRLISAVPTLGKALSGVSAADLNREYQP, from the coding sequence ATGGCTGAGCAGCCGACCAGCGACCCCCAAGCCCCCGGGCCGCGGACCGGCCCGGCGGATGCCATCAGCGTCCGCGACGTCACCCGCGACTACCGGCGGCCTCGTACCTCGCTGCGCCACCCCAGCCCGCCGGTGCACGCGCTGCGCGGCGTCAGCTTCGCCGTCCCCGCGGGGCAACGGTTCGGCATCGTGGGCGAGTCGGGGTGCGGCAAGTCGACCCTGCTGCGGATTCTGGCCGGGCTCGACCGCCCCACCAGTGGCAGCGTCGCGATCGACGGCCGGGACATCACCGGGCTCCGGGAGAGACAGCTGCGGTTCGTCCGCGAGCGGCTCCAGCTCGTGTTCCAGGACCCGATGAGTTCACTGGACCCGCGCATGCGGGTCGGCGACATCGTGGCCGAGCCACTCGTCGCGCAGGGACACGGGAACCGGCGGGAGCGGGTGGCCGAATTGCTCGAGGCCGTCGGCCTGCGCGCCGACGCGGCGGACCGGTATCCGCACCAGTTCTCCGGCGGCCAGCGGCAGCGCATCTCGATCGCACGCGCTCTGGCCCCCCGCCCGAAGATCATCGTGGCCGATGAGCCGGTGAGCGCCCTGGACGTGTCCGTACGGGCCCAGGTGCTCAACCTCATCGCCGACCTCGTCGACGAGTTGAACCTCACGCTGGTCTTCGTCTCCCACGACCTGTCCGTGGTCCGCCATGTGTGCGACCAGGTCGCGGTCATGCACAACGGGCAGATCGTGGAGACCGGGGCCACGGAGCAGGTGTACGAGGATCCGCAACATTCCTACACACGCAGGCTGATCTCCGCCGTTCCGACCCTGGGCAAGGCACTGTCCGGGGTGTCGGCGGCCGACCTCAACCGGGAGTACCAACCGTGA
- a CDS encoding ABC transporter permease, with product MAQLREQFGLNRPLVEQYLSWIHGLVTFDPGNSYISHAPIGPQISDRLQVTLWLVGTGMVIACIVAIPMGMVMAVRHRRPSGLILSALSQIGVAVPAFLAGILLITVFAVGLGWLPANGWTPPVEDPVLFLKQLVLPALSLGVVQGAVLTRYVRSAVLDVLREDYLRTARAKGLRPTQALLRHGLRNAAVPVVTVLALQLATLLVGAVVIERVFVIPGLGSLLLDSVSNRDLILVQDVVMIIATAVLLVNFLVDIIYLLIDPRLRVGAS from the coding sequence GTGGCGCAACTGCGCGAGCAGTTCGGGCTCAACCGGCCGCTCGTGGAGCAGTACCTGAGCTGGATCCACGGACTGGTGACCTTCGACCCGGGCAACTCCTACATCTCACACGCGCCGATCGGCCCGCAGATCTCCGACCGCCTCCAGGTCACCCTGTGGCTCGTCGGCACCGGGATGGTGATCGCCTGCATCGTGGCGATCCCCATGGGCATGGTCATGGCCGTGCGGCACCGCAGGCCGTCCGGGCTCATCCTCTCGGCCCTGTCCCAGATCGGCGTGGCCGTCCCGGCCTTCCTCGCGGGCATCCTCCTGATCACCGTGTTCGCGGTGGGGCTCGGGTGGCTGCCGGCGAACGGCTGGACACCTCCGGTGGAGGATCCGGTCCTGTTCCTCAAACAGCTGGTGCTGCCCGCACTGTCCCTCGGCGTGGTGCAGGGGGCAGTGCTCACCCGCTATGTCCGCAGCGCCGTGCTCGATGTCCTCAGGGAGGACTATCTGCGCACCGCTCGCGCCAAGGGACTCCGTCCGACGCAGGCCCTGCTGCGGCACGGCCTGCGGAACGCGGCGGTGCCGGTGGTCACCGTCCTGGCGCTGCAACTCGCCACGCTGCTGGTGGGTGCCGTCGTCATCGAACGGGTCTTCGTCATCCCCGGGCTCGGGAGCCTGCTGCTGGACAGCGTCTCCAACCGCGACCTCATCCTGGTGCAGGACGTGGTCATGATCATCGCAACGGCGGTGCTGCTCGTGAACTTCCTGGTGGACATCATCTATCTGCTGATCGACCCGCGGCTGAGGGTGGGTGCGTCATGA
- a CDS encoding SDR family NAD(P)-dependent oxidoreductase, whose translation MQENDRTDAVNSYSRLFRLDGRKAVVVGAGSGIGRESALALAAHGATVVCADRDLKAAAGTASMGQEMSAYALDVLDGEAVARAAEELGAVDVLVFTAATNVRKRLLDYTADEFDRVVGLNLRASFDLVRAFGRGMAARGRGSIIGFSSIRSVAVEPGQGVYAATKAGLVQLLRTAAAELGPSGVRVNAVAPGVVDTPLTAQIRSVPEWSEAYASKSALGRWSRPDELAGAVVYLASEASSFVTGSQLFVDGGWTAIDGRYTPPS comes from the coding sequence ATGCAAGAGAACGACCGCACCGATGCGGTGAACAGCTACTCCCGTCTGTTCCGGCTCGACGGCCGCAAGGCGGTCGTGGTGGGCGCCGGCAGCGGCATCGGCCGCGAGAGCGCCCTGGCGCTCGCCGCGCACGGCGCCACTGTGGTGTGCGCCGACCGTGACCTGAAGGCCGCCGCGGGGACGGCGTCGATGGGCCAGGAGATGTCGGCGTACGCCCTCGACGTGCTCGACGGCGAGGCGGTCGCGCGTGCCGCCGAGGAGCTCGGCGCCGTCGACGTCCTCGTCTTCACCGCCGCGACGAACGTGCGCAAGCGTCTGCTCGACTACACGGCGGACGAGTTCGACCGGGTCGTGGGGCTCAATCTGCGCGCCTCCTTCGACCTGGTGCGGGCCTTCGGCCGCGGCATGGCCGCACGCGGCCGCGGGAGCATCATCGGCTTCAGCTCGATCCGTTCGGTGGCCGTCGAGCCGGGCCAGGGCGTGTACGCGGCCACGAAGGCCGGTCTCGTCCAGCTGCTGCGCACCGCGGCGGCCGAGCTGGGCCCGTCGGGCGTGCGGGTCAACGCCGTCGCTCCGGGCGTCGTCGACACACCGCTGACCGCGCAGATCCGGTCCGTGCCGGAGTGGTCGGAGGCCTACGCGTCCAAGAGTGCCCTGGGCCGCTGGTCCCGGCCCGACGAACTGGCGGGCGCCGTGGTCTATTTGGCGTCGGAGGCGTCGTCCTTCGTGACGGGCAGCCAGCTCTTCGTGGACGGAGGCTGGACGGCGATCGACGGACGTTATACGCCGCCCAGCTGA
- a CDS encoding ABC transporter substrate-binding protein encodes MRHTRRPVRGAGTLAATLACLLLAGCSAGSTASGGTGKNALNIGLTAEPANFDFTKTEGAAISQALLNNVYENLVKLDQSGKIRPQLATSWTLSKDRETYTFHLVKNARFSNGAPFTAKDAAFSIGRVKSDWTIAQKAQMDVVDTARAVSPTELKVTLKRPSNDWLYRMTTRVGAMFSRTGVDKLATEPVGTGPYVVKKWNRGDSITLARRHDYWGRKPHFASVTLKYFKDPTAMNNALLTGTINVIGTMQSPDSLYRFANNPKYKVIEGTTNGEVVLSLNNGSGPLKNPKVRQAVRYAIDHKALMDTCWAGRGKLIGSMVPPTDPWYQNLTNAYPYNRGKARKLLEESGQAGRTLRLRLPTLPYATACGTVVKSQLEQAGFKVELDQLEFPAAWLTTVFKNADYDMSIIGHVEPRDMQAVFGSKTSYTRYDSPEFRALLKKADQGTQQEQITSMRAAARLLSKDAAADWLFLLPNLMVANKDITGLPVNTVSESLDLTGLGRS; translated from the coding sequence ATGAGACATACCAGGCGGCCGGTGCGGGGGGCCGGGACCCTCGCGGCCACGCTCGCATGCCTGCTGTTGGCAGGCTGCTCGGCCGGGTCCACGGCATCCGGCGGCACCGGGAAGAACGCCCTGAACATCGGCCTCACCGCCGAGCCGGCCAACTTCGACTTCACCAAGACCGAAGGTGCCGCCATTTCGCAGGCACTGCTCAACAACGTCTACGAGAACCTGGTGAAGCTGGACCAATCCGGGAAGATACGGCCGCAACTGGCCACGTCGTGGACCCTGTCCAAGGACCGCGAGACGTACACCTTCCACCTGGTGAAGAACGCCAGGTTCAGCAATGGCGCACCCTTCACGGCCAAGGACGCAGCGTTCTCCATCGGACGCGTCAAGTCCGACTGGACGATCGCGCAGAAGGCCCAGATGGATGTCGTCGATACGGCGCGGGCGGTGTCGCCCACCGAGCTGAAGGTCACCCTGAAGCGGCCGAGCAACGACTGGCTGTACCGGATGACCACCCGCGTCGGCGCGATGTTCAGCAGGACCGGCGTGGACAAGCTGGCCACCGAGCCGGTGGGCACCGGCCCGTATGTGGTGAAGAAGTGGAACCGCGGCGACTCGATCACGCTGGCCCGTCGTCATGACTACTGGGGGCGCAAGCCGCACTTCGCGTCGGTCACCCTCAAGTACTTCAAGGACCCGACGGCCATGAACAACGCGCTGCTCACGGGCACCATCAATGTGATCGGCACGATGCAGTCCCCGGATTCCCTGTACCGGTTCGCGAACAACCCGAAGTACAAGGTCATCGAGGGCACGACCAACGGCGAGGTGGTCCTCTCCCTCAACAATGGCTCGGGCCCGCTGAAGAATCCGAAGGTACGCCAGGCAGTCCGCTACGCCATCGACCACAAAGCCCTGATGGACACCTGCTGGGCGGGCCGCGGCAAGCTCATCGGCAGCATGGTCCCGCCGACCGACCCGTGGTACCAGAACCTCACGAACGCGTACCCGTACAACCGCGGCAAGGCCAGGAAGCTCCTCGAGGAGTCCGGCCAGGCCGGCCGTACGCTGCGGCTGCGGCTTCCTACGCTGCCCTATGCCACCGCGTGCGGCACCGTGGTCAAGAGCCAGCTCGAACAGGCCGGGTTCAAGGTCGAGCTCGACCAACTGGAGTTCCCCGCCGCCTGGCTGACCACCGTGTTCAAGAACGCCGACTACGACATGTCCATCATCGGCCATGTGGAACCCCGCGACATGCAGGCGGTGTTCGGGAGCAAGACCTCCTACACGCGCTACGACAGCCCTGAATTCCGCGCGCTGCTGAAGAAGGCGGACCAGGGCACCCAGCAGGAGCAGATCACCTCCATGCGGGCGGCTGCCCGGCTGCTGTCCAAGGACGCCGCGGCCGACTGGCTGTTCCTGCTCCCGAACCTGATGGTGGCGAACAAGGACATCACCGGCCTGCCGGTGAACACCGTCTCCGAGTCACTGGACCTCACCGGCCTGGGCCGGTCATGA
- a CDS encoding ABC transporter ATP-binding protein yields MTPAPDTAPASAAGSADSPGSPDDVLTVRNLDVAVGGRKLVEDVDFTIRAGERVGLIGESGSGKSLTALSVMGLLPEELRATGSVRLAGVGHDLVGADEARMSRVRGKEIAMVFQEPMTALNPTMKIGRQIAEVLLIHRTRPDRASARAAAVELLDQVGLPDPAVAADAYPHQFSGGQRQRVVLAIALANDPALLVCDEPTTALDVTVQARVLDLIVRGVKDRRSAMLFITHDLAVVATACERVMVMYGGRVVESGPVREVFTRPRHRYTQGLIGASDLTVVDDRGRLVTIGGSVPPAGQFPVGCVFRNRCAQATEVCATRPEWVATGPDSGYACFHPVSESGTPGTGTPTNQEAGHG; encoded by the coding sequence ATGACCCCGGCACCTGACACGGCACCGGCCTCCGCAGCGGGCTCCGCCGACTCTCCCGGCTCTCCCGATGACGTATTGACCGTTCGGAATCTGGACGTCGCGGTGGGCGGCCGCAAGCTCGTCGAAGACGTCGACTTCACCATCCGGGCGGGCGAACGGGTCGGCCTGATCGGCGAGTCGGGGTCGGGCAAGTCGCTGACCGCGCTGAGCGTGATGGGCCTGCTTCCCGAGGAGCTCCGGGCCACGGGTTCGGTGCGGCTCGCCGGAGTCGGCCACGACCTGGTGGGGGCCGACGAGGCGCGGATGTCCCGGGTGCGGGGCAAGGAGATCGCCATGGTCTTCCAGGAGCCCATGACCGCTCTGAACCCCACGATGAAGATCGGGCGGCAGATCGCCGAGGTACTGCTGATCCACCGGACCAGGCCCGACCGGGCGTCCGCTCGCGCCGCCGCCGTCGAACTCCTCGACCAGGTGGGACTTCCCGATCCCGCGGTCGCCGCCGACGCCTACCCGCACCAGTTCTCCGGCGGCCAGCGGCAGCGCGTGGTGCTGGCCATCGCCCTCGCGAACGACCCCGCGCTCCTGGTCTGCGACGAACCCACCACCGCACTCGATGTCACGGTGCAGGCGCGGGTGCTCGACCTGATCGTGCGGGGCGTAAAGGACCGCAGGTCGGCCATGCTCTTCATCACCCACGACTTGGCCGTGGTGGCCACCGCCTGCGAGCGGGTCATGGTCATGTACGGCGGGCGGGTGGTCGAGTCCGGCCCGGTCCGGGAGGTGTTCACCCGCCCCCGGCACCGCTACACCCAGGGCCTGATCGGCGCCTCCGACCTGACCGTGGTCGACGACCGCGGCCGGCTGGTCACCATCGGCGGGTCGGTTCCGCCCGCGGGACAGTTCCCCGTCGGATGCGTCTTCAGGAACAGATGCGCCCAGGCGACCGAGGTGTGCGCCACCCGGCCGGAATGGGTGGCGACCGGGCCGGACTCCGGCTACGCCTGCTTCCACCCGGTGTCCGAGAGCGGCACACCCGGAACCGGCACCCCCACCAACCAGGAGGCCGGCCATGGCTGA
- a CDS encoding aldehyde dehydrogenase family protein: MTTHAEPVGESPVAKEFPEGLPIGDTWVEAPATEDVRFPYDGTLVAGAPIGDTALARHAVDAALAVRERVGRLPSHIRRAALLGTHEALASRRADFERLLVLETGKPLVDCRVEVDRTLLTLLTAAEEVARLHGETVPLDLLPSGEGLLGFWTRKPIGVVVGIAGFNYPLLLAAHKIAPSLAAGCPIIVKPAPQTPLATLWLVHLLREALRAGGAPQAAVQLVTGGPEVGIALTTDRRIGAVSFTGSAAVGHQIARDAAPTKVLLELGSNAALVVAADADLDAAADAVVRGGYYASGQACISVQRVIVVDSVRKEFVARLTERVAQVAVGDPRDPQTRVSALIDKRSTERVRAWLAEAVEAGASLVAGGSVTDGVIEPALLLDVDRALAVWDEEVFGPVVAVRSVPDLETAFDLVNDSRYGLHASVYTSALDTAFAALDRLEVGGVVVNEVPGFRSDVMPYGGVKDSGAGREGPRFAIEELTVTRMAVIRPTMKKP; encoded by the coding sequence GTGACGACCCATGCCGAACCCGTCGGCGAAAGCCCCGTGGCGAAGGAGTTTCCCGAGGGTCTTCCCATCGGCGACACCTGGGTGGAGGCACCCGCCACCGAGGACGTCCGTTTCCCCTACGACGGGACGCTCGTCGCAGGGGCGCCGATCGGGGACACCGCCCTCGCTCGCCACGCGGTCGACGCGGCCCTCGCGGTCCGCGAGCGCGTCGGCCGGCTCCCCTCGCACATACGCCGGGCGGCGCTCCTCGGGACGCACGAGGCGCTCGCCTCCCGGCGCGCGGACTTCGAGCGGCTCCTCGTCCTGGAGACCGGCAAGCCGCTGGTCGACTGCCGGGTGGAGGTGGACCGCACCCTGCTGACCCTGCTCACGGCGGCCGAGGAAGTGGCCCGGCTGCACGGGGAGACGGTGCCGCTGGACCTGCTGCCGTCGGGGGAGGGGCTGCTCGGCTTCTGGACCCGCAAGCCGATTGGCGTGGTGGTGGGCATCGCGGGCTTCAACTATCCGCTGCTGCTCGCCGCGCACAAGATCGCCCCATCGCTGGCCGCCGGCTGCCCGATCATCGTCAAGCCCGCCCCGCAGACCCCGCTGGCCACCCTGTGGCTGGTGCACCTCCTCCGCGAGGCCCTGCGCGCCGGCGGCGCGCCCCAGGCCGCGGTGCAGCTGGTGACCGGGGGCCCCGAGGTGGGCATCGCGCTGACCACCGACCGCCGGATCGGAGCGGTGTCCTTCACCGGTTCCGCCGCCGTCGGCCACCAGATCGCCCGGGACGCGGCACCCACCAAGGTGCTGCTCGAACTCGGCTCCAACGCCGCCCTGGTGGTGGCCGCCGACGCCGACCTCGACGCCGCAGCCGATGCGGTGGTGCGCGGCGGGTACTACGCGTCGGGCCAGGCGTGCATCAGCGTGCAGCGGGTCATCGTGGTGGACTCCGTGCGGAAGGAGTTCGTGGCCCGCCTGACGGAGCGAGTGGCCCAGGTGGCCGTGGGCGATCCCCGCGATCCGCAGACGCGCGTCTCGGCACTCATCGACAAGCGGTCGACCGAGCGGGTGCGCGCATGGCTGGCCGAGGCGGTGGAGGCGGGGGCGTCGCTGGTGGCCGGAGGCTCGGTCACCGATGGTGTGATCGAGCCCGCCCTGCTGCTCGATGTGGACCGCGCCCTCGCCGTCTGGGACGAGGAAGTGTTCGGCCCCGTGGTCGCCGTACGGTCCGTCCCCGATCTGGAGACCGCCTTCGACCTGGTCAACGACTCACGCTACGGACTGCACGCGAGCGTCTACACCAGTGCCCTGGACACCGCGTTCGCCGCTCTGGACCGTCTGGAGGTGGGCGGAGTGGTCGTCAACGAGGTTCCCGGGTTCCGTTCCGATGTCATGCCGTACGGCGGTGTGAAGGACTCCGGGGCCGGACGGGAGGGCCCGAGGTTCGCCATCGAAGAGCTCACCGTGACCCGTATGGCAGTGATCCGTCCGACGATGAAGAAGCCGTGA
- a CDS encoding arylsulfatase, with amino-acid sequence MTNASPHPPSANGTFHGKIGTTYEESTPWWPEQPAPPEDTPNVVVIVLDDVGFSDLGCFGSDIETPAMDALATGGLRYTNFHTTTLCSPTRASLLTGRNHHSVGMRMLSNFDTGFPSGRGRVTKAAAMLPEVLRDNGFNTMAVGKWHLAPMEQTTASGPYTQWPLSRGFERYYGFLEAETDSFYPELFYDNHAVAPPKTPEEGYHLSEDLVDRAIEFVTDQTSVTPEKPFFMYMAFGAAHAPHQAPQEYLEKYRGRFDHGWDVERETRHARQIERGILPPGTELAPRNPGVEPFDELSDDEQKLSVRLQEAYAAMLDHTDHHIGRFMEFLERIGQLENTITILLSDNGASQEGGQKGSLNPTAFQNGLSEDFDEMLARIDEIGTTRAHANYPWGWAQAGNTPFKRYKQNTHEGGVRCPLIVNWPRGLSRTDENRQQFHHVSDIMPTLLELLDLQAPEVYHGIPQMPLHGTSMAYTFDEPTAPTRKEAQYFEMFGHRAIWHDGWKAVSFHQRGSSFDDDQWELYHHDTDFSECNDLAETQPEQLQKMVARFWVEAGKYDVLPLDDNGFALRAKIPRPGSPRRRTTFTYYPGMAHLPGAAVPPVMNRAHRITAFVDRAAASDEGVLVSLGNISSGYVLYVKHNRLVYEYNFLGTRYTVTSQDELPLGPAELTFDFIKTGDVKGVGRLYVSGMPAGETDMPQVLPHFFGWQGLDVGRDTLSPSSPSYDGEFAFTGTLERVVFDVAPDEEGTGPFERVD; translated from the coding sequence ATGACCAACGCCTCTCCGCATCCGCCGTCCGCGAACGGCACTTTCCACGGCAAGATCGGCACGACCTACGAGGAGTCGACTCCGTGGTGGCCCGAGCAGCCGGCGCCGCCCGAGGACACGCCCAATGTCGTGGTCATCGTGCTCGACGACGTCGGCTTCTCCGATCTCGGCTGTTTCGGCTCGGACATCGAGACCCCCGCCATGGACGCCCTCGCCACCGGCGGTCTGCGCTACACCAACTTCCACACCACCACGCTGTGTTCGCCGACCCGGGCCTCCCTGCTGACCGGCCGGAACCACCACTCGGTGGGCATGCGGATGCTGTCCAACTTCGACACCGGCTTCCCCAGCGGCCGCGGACGGGTCACCAAGGCCGCCGCGATGCTGCCCGAGGTGCTGCGCGACAACGGCTTCAACACCATGGCCGTGGGCAAGTGGCACCTGGCGCCCATGGAGCAGACCACCGCGTCCGGGCCGTACACCCAGTGGCCGCTCTCCCGTGGGTTCGAACGCTACTACGGATTCCTGGAAGCCGAGACGGACAGCTTCTATCCGGAACTGTTCTACGACAACCACGCCGTGGCTCCGCCGAAGACCCCGGAAGAGGGCTATCACCTCAGTGAGGACCTGGTGGACCGGGCGATCGAATTCGTCACGGACCAGACGTCGGTCACTCCCGAGAAGCCCTTCTTCATGTACATGGCCTTCGGTGCGGCACACGCCCCGCACCAGGCGCCACAGGAATACCTGGAGAAATACCGGGGCCGGTTCGACCACGGCTGGGACGTCGAGCGCGAGACCCGGCACGCCCGCCAGATCGAACGGGGCATCCTGCCGCCCGGAACCGAACTGGCCCCGCGCAACCCCGGAGTCGAGCCCTTCGACGAGCTGTCTGACGACGAGCAGAAGCTGTCCGTGCGCCTCCAGGAGGCCTACGCGGCGATGCTCGACCACACCGACCACCACATCGGCCGGTTCATGGAATTCCTGGAGCGGATAGGGCAGCTGGAGAACACCATCACCATCCTGCTCTCGGACAACGGGGCCAGCCAGGAAGGCGGGCAGAAGGGGTCTCTCAATCCCACCGCGTTCCAGAACGGCCTCTCCGAGGACTTCGACGAGATGCTCGCGCGGATCGACGAGATCGGCACCACGCGCGCGCACGCCAACTACCCCTGGGGCTGGGCGCAGGCGGGCAACACGCCGTTCAAGCGCTACAAGCAGAACACCCACGAGGGTGGGGTGCGCTGCCCGCTCATCGTGAACTGGCCCCGCGGGCTGTCGCGCACCGACGAGAACCGGCAGCAGTTCCACCATGTCAGCGACATCATGCCGACCCTCTTGGAACTGCTCGATCTGCAGGCGCCCGAGGTCTACCACGGCATCCCGCAGATGCCGCTCCACGGCACGAGCATGGCCTACACGTTCGACGAGCCGACCGCGCCGACGCGCAAGGAGGCCCAGTACTTCGAGATGTTCGGGCACCGCGCGATCTGGCACGACGGCTGGAAGGCCGTCTCCTTCCATCAGCGGGGGTCCTCGTTCGACGACGACCAGTGGGAGCTCTACCACCACGACACCGACTTCTCGGAGTGCAACGACCTGGCGGAGACGCAGCCGGAGCAACTGCAGAAGATGGTCGCCCGCTTCTGGGTGGAGGCCGGGAAATACGATGTGCTGCCGCTGGACGACAACGGCTTCGCCCTCCGCGCGAAGATCCCGCGCCCCGGGTCGCCGCGCAGGCGCACCACCTTCACGTACTACCCGGGCATGGCGCATCTGCCCGGCGCCGCGGTGCCACCGGTGATGAACCGCGCCCACCGCATCACCGCTTTCGTCGACCGGGCCGCCGCGTCGGATGAGGGCGTTCTGGTGTCCCTGGGCAACATCAGCAGCGGCTACGTCCTGTACGTCAAGCACAACCGGCTCGTCTACGAGTACAACTTCCTCGGCACCCGCTACACGGTGACGTCGCAGGACGAACTCCCGCTCGGCCCGGCGGAGTTGACCTTCGACTTCATCAAGACCGGTGACGTGAAGGGCGTCGGTCGTCTGTACGTGTCCGGAATGCCGGCCGGTGAGACGGACATGCCGCAGGTCCTGCCGCACTTCTTCGGATGGCAGGGCCTCGACGTCGGCCGGGACACCCTGTCGCCCTCCTCGCCCAGCTACGACGGTGAGTTCGCGTTCACCGGCACGCTCGAGAGGGTCGTCTTCGACGTCGCGCCGGACGAAGAGGGCACGGGGCCCTTCGAGCGCGTCGACTGA
- a CDS encoding ABC transporter permease produces MSAPNTEAAVVSAAPEGRRRRRPVPGSLLVGALIVVAVLGMALLSFVWTPHDPTLVNPAARLETPSSEYWFGTDKFGRDVFSQIMMGSRTTLFVGFVAVGVAALVGVPLGIVAGMAPGWFGELLMRGNDLILAFPALLLTIMFSAVYGAGTLVAMVAIGIASIPHFARLIRGGTLQVMRTEYVIAARAAGRGPFAIAVRHVLPNVSGLVIVQASVGFAIAVLAEAALSFLGFGTPPPHRPGAGCCRRARRCCRSPPGSPCFRASRSRWRCSDSICSVTACATASTPRWRIADDPGT; encoded by the coding sequence ATGAGTGCTCCGAACACCGAAGCCGCGGTCGTGTCCGCGGCGCCCGAGGGCCGCCGGCGGCGCCGCCCGGTGCCGGGCAGCCTCCTGGTGGGCGCTCTCATCGTCGTGGCCGTACTCGGCATGGCGCTGCTCTCCTTCGTGTGGACCCCGCACGATCCGACCCTGGTGAACCCCGCCGCGCGGCTGGAGACGCCGTCGTCGGAATACTGGTTCGGCACGGACAAATTCGGCCGCGACGTGTTCAGCCAGATCATGATGGGCTCGCGCACCACACTCTTTGTCGGCTTCGTGGCGGTGGGAGTCGCCGCCCTGGTCGGAGTGCCCCTCGGCATCGTCGCCGGAATGGCGCCCGGCTGGTTCGGCGAGCTGCTCATGCGCGGCAACGATCTGATTCTCGCCTTCCCGGCGCTCCTGCTGACCATCATGTTCTCCGCCGTGTACGGCGCCGGCACGCTGGTCGCGATGGTCGCCATCGGCATCGCGTCCATCCCCCATTTCGCCCGGCTGATCCGCGGCGGCACGCTGCAGGTCATGCGGACCGAATACGTCATCGCCGCGCGCGCCGCGGGCCGCGGGCCGTTCGCGATCGCCGTGCGGCATGTCCTGCCCAACGTCAGCGGTCTGGTCATCGTGCAGGCGTCGGTGGGCTTCGCCATCGCCGTACTCGCCGAAGCCGCGCTGTCCTTCCTGGGCTTCGGAACCCCGCCCCCACACCGTCCTGGGGCCGGATGCTGCAGGAGAGCCAGGAGATGCTGTCGATCGCCCCCCGGCTCGCCGTGTTTCCGGGCATCGCGATCGCGGTGGCGGTGCTCGGATTCAATCTGCTCGGTGACGGCCTGCGCGACCGCTTCGACCCCAAGATGGAGGATCGCCGATGACCCCGGCACCTGA